The stretch of DNA CCGCCCCCACCAAGGCGTTAAACAGGGGATCGTAGTTCTCTGCCTCATTCCACATACACTCAGGATGCCACTGCACCCCCATGACGAAGGTATGGTTCACCGACTCCACCGCCTCGATGATTCCGTCTAAGGCGAAGGCCGAAGCCACAAAACCCGGGGCAACTTGGCCCACCGCTTGATGATGAAAGGAGTTGACGCGGAGTGTCTCCCGAGGAAAGAGGCGTGCTAGCCCTGTGCCGCTAACCACTCTGACACTATGTGTTCTATAGCTGCGTGGAGCTTGTTGCTGGTGCAGGAGGGAGTTAGTAACCGCGTGCGGTATGTGTTGAATGAGGGTGCCGCCCAAGGCGACGTTCTGCATCTGCACCCCACGGCAAATACCAAGGACGGGCATGTCTCGCTCCAGCGCCTCGATAATCAAGGGAATTTCGTAAGCATCCATAGCGGGATGAATATTGCCCATGCCTATGACAGGCTCTTCGCCAAAGAAGAGCGGGTCCACATCGGGCCCCCCGCAGATTAGTAGCCCCGCGACTAGGTCAAGCTGCTGGCCTATATCCGCTAAATCGGCCAGGCAGGGCAGCAAGAGCGGCAAACCACCCGCTTTTCTGACGGCTTCGATATAGGTGTCGTTCTGGCGATGACGCTGCTCCTTCCAGTCGTGATAACAAGTTAGACCTATAACTGGCTTCATGACTTGGCCCTCCAGTGCAGGGCGGAGTCAGCAAAGAGTGCCGGAGTTCCCCCCGTGTGCCAGAAAAGCACCTTCGCACCCCGCGGAATAACCCCCCGCTGCACTAGGTCCATGAGACCCGCCGCCGCCTT from Bacillota bacterium encodes:
- a CDS encoding gamma-glutamyl-gamma-aminobutyrate hydrolase family protein; this translates as MKPVIGLTCYHDWKEQRHRQNDTYIEAVRKAGGLPLLLPCLADLADIGQQLDLVAGLLICGGPDVDPLFFGEEPVIGMGNIHPAMDAYEIPLIIEALERDMPVLGICRGVQMQNVALGGTLIQHIPHAVTNSLLHQQQAPRSYRTHSVRVVSGTGLARLFPRETLRVNSFHHQAVGQVAPGFVASAFALDGIIEAVESVNHTFVMGVQWHPECMWNEAENYDPLFNALVGAARKYKTRR